From a single Candidatus Izimaplasma bacterium HR1 genomic region:
- the ysdC gene encoding Putative aminopeptidase YsdC codes for MRNILKDMCMLNGIPGNEREVRKYMTDQMQGKAEVSYDGLGSIIGLKVGNEKGPKIMVAGHMDEVGFIVTTITDEGYIKFTPAGGWWGQVMLAQQLDITTGKGELIRGVIGAKAPHILTAEERAKPVDMKTMFLDVGVKDKEEAEKLGIKPGDMVTPYIEYKELANPKYLLGKAWDNRVGCAAAIEVLENVQDKKHDNLLYAVGTVMEEVGLRGATTSAHKINPDIGIALDTTIAYDFPGGSKNTVLGNGVGIMIKDGSMVGHKGLRDFTVALCEENDIKYQLTYLERGGTDGGAMHMALDGAPSIALCLPVRYLHSHTSIVHKDDYEAMVKLVTLMVKKLDQNTVDKITFG; via the coding sequence ATGAGAAATATACTTAAAGATATGTGTATGTTAAACGGAATCCCTGGTAACGAAAGAGAAGTTCGTAAATATATGACAGATCAAATGCAAGGTAAAGCTGAAGTTAGTTATGATGGTTTAGGTAGTATTATCGGTTTAAAAGTTGGTAATGAAAAAGGACCTAAAATTATGGTGGCAGGACATATGGATGAAGTAGGATTTATTGTAACTACTATTACCGATGAAGGTTACATAAAATTTACACCAGCTGGTGGATGGTGGGGACAAGTTATGCTTGCTCAACAATTAGACATCACAACTGGTAAAGGTGAATTAATTAGAGGTGTTATTGGTGCGAAAGCTCCGCATATCTTAACTGCTGAAGAAAGAGCTAAACCAGTTGATATGAAAACAATGTTCTTAGACGTTGGTGTTAAAGACAAAGAAGAAGCAGAAAAATTAGGAATTAAACCTGGAGATATGGTTACTCCTTATATTGAATATAAAGAATTAGCTAACCCTAAATACTTATTAGGTAAAGCTTGGGACAACCGTGTTGGTTGTGCCGCAGCTATTGAGGTTTTAGAAAATGTTCAAGATAAAAAACATGATAATTTACTATATGCAGTTGGGACAGTTATGGAAGAAGTAGGTTTAAGAGGAGCCACAACAAGTGCTCATAAAATTAATCCTGATATTGGGATTGCTCTTGATACTACAATTGCTTATGATTTTCCTGGTGGAAGTAAAAATACTGTTTTAGGTAATGGTGTTGGAATCATGATTAAAGACGGTAGTATGGTTGGACATAAAGGTTTAAGAGATTTCACTGTAGCTTTATGTGAAGAAAATGATATTAAATATCAATTAACTTACTTAGAACGTGGTGGAACTGATGGTGGAGCAATGCATATGGCATTGGACGGTGCTCCTAGTATCGCTTTATGTTTACCAGTAAGATATTTACATTCTCATACTTCAATCGTTCACAAGGATGATTATGAAGCAATGGTTAAATTAGTAACATTAAT